In Salmo trutta chromosome 16, fSalTru1.1, whole genome shotgun sequence, a genomic segment contains:
- the LOC115150879 gene encoding E3 ubiquitin-protein ligase PDZRN3-B isoform X2 has translation MGCSLCTLQKPEEQYKLLYEVCQVNGKDLSKVTHDQAVEAFRTAKEPIMVQVLRRAPRPKPSSPASDTQVVDISTQTDITFQHIMALTKLPAAAPTVAVLEQYLMPEEHSPGHEYFDPNDFLEGMQQEMEREELEYEEVDLYRANIQDKLGLTVCYRTDDEDETGIYVSEIDPNSIAAKDGRIREGDRIIQINGIEIQNREDAVALLTSEENQNVCLLVARPEIQLDEGWMDDDRNDFLDDLHMDMLEQQHHQAMQFTASMLQQKKREEDGGTTDTATLLSNHHEKDSGVGRTDESTRNDESSEQENLGDDQTAASNTLGSCSRRKLAYSQDTLGSVDLPFSGESFISADYDHADFLGIPADECERFRELLELKCQVRSAGGPQELYCQSAGARGAEEGVDKELELLNEELRSIELECLNIVRAHKMQQLREQYRESWMLHNSGFHNYNTSIDARRHELSDITELPEKSDKDSSSAYNTGESCRSTPLTLELSPDNSLRRGAENQGESGASSSTGPNSRILKPLLSPVQEAGDPSRIRPSSSKESECGVQVEGKEHKLGESTHKLAQPRSLYKHAHIPAHAQHYQSYMQLIQQKSAVEYAQSQMSLVSLVSRGDPVNPGDILDPKMEWKVKIRSDGTRYITKRPVRDKLLKERALRIHEERSGMTTDDDAISELKMGRYWSKGERKQHAVRAKEQKQRREFMKQSRADCLKEQASLDDDKKEPNIIELSHKKMMKKRNKKIFDNWMTIQELLTHGAKSPDGTRVYNSLLSVTTV, from the exons gtgaatgGGAAGGACCTGTCCAAGGTCACCCATGACCAGGCAGTGGAGGCCTTCCGCACAGCCAAGGAGCCCATCATGGTCCAGGTACTTCGCCGGGCCCCCCGCCCCAAACCCTCCAGCCCTGCCTCAGACACCCAGGTGGTGGACATCAGCACCCAAACAGACATCACCTTCCAACACATCATGGCCCTCACCAAGCTGCCTGCTGCCGCCCCCACCGTGGCTGTGTTGGAGCAATACCTCATGCCTGAGGA GCATTCCCCCGGGCACGAGTACTTCGACCCCAATGATTTCCTGGAGGGCATGCAGCAGGAGATGGAGCGAGAGGAGCTGGAATATGAG GAAGTGGATTTGTACAGAGCCAACATCCAGGACAAGCTTGGGTTGACCGTCTGCTACAGGACTGATGATGAGGACGAGACTGGGATCTACGTCAGTGAG attGACCCAAACAGCATCGCTGCGAAGGATGGCAGGatcagagagggagatagaattATCCAG ATCAACGGGATTGAGATCCAGAACCGAGAGGATGCTGTGGCTTTGTTGACCAGTGAGGAGAATCAGAATGTGTGTCTACTGGTGGCCAGACCAGAGATCCAG CTGGATGAGGGCTGGATGGATGATGACAGGAATGACTTCCTGGATGACCTCCACATGGACATGctggagcagcagcaccaccAGGCCATGCAGTTCACCGCCAGCATGCTGCAGCAG AAGAAGCGTGAGGAGGATGGTGGAACGACTGACACAGCCACCCTGTTGTCCAACCACCACGAGAAAGACAGTGGGGTTGGCCGCACCGACGAGAGCACGCGCAACGACGAGAGCTCTGAGCAGGAGAACCTGGGGGACGACCAGACCGCGGCCTCCAACACGCTGGGCAGCTGCAGCCGCAGGAAGCTGGCCTACAGCCAGGACACCCTGGGAAGCGTTGACCTGCCCTTCAGCGGTGAGTCCTTCATCTCTGCAGACTACGACCACGCTGACTTCCTGGGTATCCCCGCCGACGAGTGTGAGCGCTTCCGAGAGCTCCTGGAGCTGAAGTGCCAAGTGAGGAGCGCGGGGGGCCCCCAGGAGCTGTACTGCCAGAGTGCAGGGGCTAGAGGGGCCGAGGAGGGGGTGGACAAGGAGCTGGAGCTGCTGAACGAGGAGCTACGCAGCATTGAGCTGGAGTGCCTCAACATCGTCCGGGCCCACAAGATGCAGCAGCTGAGGGAGCAGTACCGTGAGTCCTGGATGCTGCACAACAGCGGCTTCCACAACTACAACACCAGCATCGACGCGCGCCGCCATGAGCTCTCCGACATCACAGAGCTGCCCGAGAAGTCAGACAAGGACAGCTCCAGCGCCTACAACACCGGTGAGAGCTGTCGCAGCACCCCCCTCACCCTAGAGCTGTCCCCAGACAACTCCCTCCGCAGGGGGGCAGAGAACCAGGGCGAGTCTGGGGCCTCAAGCAgcacagggcccaacagcaggatCCTCAAGCCTCTGCTGTCCCCTGTCCAGGAGGCCGGTGACCCCAGCAGAATCAGGCCCTCCTCCTCTAAGGAGTCTGAGTGTGGCGTGCAGGTAGAGGGGAAGGAGCATAAGCTGGGAGAGTCTACTCACAAGCTGGCCCAGCCCCGCTCCCTGTACAAACACGCCCACATCCCGGCCCACGCCCAGCACTACCAGAGCTACATGCAGCTGATCCAGCAGAAGTCTGCCGTGGAGTACGCCCAGAGCCAGATGAGCCTGGTCAGTCTGGTCAGCCGCGGTGACCCCGTGAACCCCGGAGACATACTGGATCCCAAGATGGAGTGGAAGGTGAAGATCCGCAGCGACGGCACGCGCTACATCACCAAGAGGCCCGTCAGGGACAAGCTGCTGAAGGAGCGCGCCCTGCGTATCCACGAGGAGCGCAGCGGCATGACCACGGACGACGACGCCATCAGCGAGCTGAAGATGGGGCGGTACTGGAGCAAGGGGGAGAGGAAGCAGCACGCGGTGCGCGCCAAGGAGCAGAAGCAGCGCCGCGAGTTCATGAAGCAGAGCCGCGCTGACTGCCTGAAGGAACAGGCCAGCCTGGACGACGACAAGAAGGAGCCCAACATCATCGAACTGAGCCACAAAAAGATGATGAAAAAGAGGAACAAGAAAATCTTTGACAATTGGATGACTATCCAGGAACTTTTGACCCACGGTGCTAAGTCGCCTGACGGCACGCGAGTGTACAACTCCCTCCTGTCCGTCACCACTGTGTAG
- the LOC115150879 gene encoding E3 ubiquitin-protein ligase PDZRN3-B isoform X3 codes for MLVNGKDLSKVTHDQAVEAFRTAKEPIMVQVLRRAPRPKPSSPASDTQVVDISTQTDITFQHIMALTKLPAAAPTVAVLEQYLMPEEHSPGHEYFDPNDFLEGMQQEMEREELEYEEVDLYRANIQDKLGLTVCYRTDDEDETGIYVSEIDPNSIAAKDGRIREGDRIIQINGIEIQNREDAVALLTSEENQNVCLLVARPEIQLDEGWMDDDRNDFLDDLHMDMLEQQHHQAMQFTASMLQQKKREEDGGTTDTATLLSNHHEKDSGVGRTDESTRNDESSEQENLGDDQTAASNTLGSCSRRKLAYSQDTLGSVDLPFSGESFISADYDHADFLGIPADECERFRELLELKCQVRSAGGPQELYCQSAGARGAEEGVDKELELLNEELRSIELECLNIVRAHKMQQLREQYRESWMLHNSGFHNYNTSIDARRHELSDITELPEKSDKDSSSAYNTGESCRSTPLTLELSPDNSLRRGAENQGESGASSSTGPNSRILKPLLSPVQEAGDPSRIRPSSSKESECGVQVEGKEHKLGESTHKLAQPRSLYKHAHIPAHAQHYQSYMQLIQQKSAVEYAQSQMSLVSLVSRGDPVNPGDILDPKMEWKVKIRSDGTRYITKRPVRDKLLKERALRIHEERSGMTTDDDAISELKMGRYWSKGERKQHAVRAKEQKQRREFMKQSRADCLKEQASLDDDKKEPNIIELSHKKMMKKRNKKIFDNWMTIQELLTHGAKSPDGTRVYNSLLSVTTV; via the exons gtgaatgGGAAGGACCTGTCCAAGGTCACCCATGACCAGGCAGTGGAGGCCTTCCGCACAGCCAAGGAGCCCATCATGGTCCAGGTACTTCGCCGGGCCCCCCGCCCCAAACCCTCCAGCCCTGCCTCAGACACCCAGGTGGTGGACATCAGCACCCAAACAGACATCACCTTCCAACACATCATGGCCCTCACCAAGCTGCCTGCTGCCGCCCCCACCGTGGCTGTGTTGGAGCAATACCTCATGCCTGAGGA GCATTCCCCCGGGCACGAGTACTTCGACCCCAATGATTTCCTGGAGGGCATGCAGCAGGAGATGGAGCGAGAGGAGCTGGAATATGAG GAAGTGGATTTGTACAGAGCCAACATCCAGGACAAGCTTGGGTTGACCGTCTGCTACAGGACTGATGATGAGGACGAGACTGGGATCTACGTCAGTGAG attGACCCAAACAGCATCGCTGCGAAGGATGGCAGGatcagagagggagatagaattATCCAG ATCAACGGGATTGAGATCCAGAACCGAGAGGATGCTGTGGCTTTGTTGACCAGTGAGGAGAATCAGAATGTGTGTCTACTGGTGGCCAGACCAGAGATCCAG CTGGATGAGGGCTGGATGGATGATGACAGGAATGACTTCCTGGATGACCTCCACATGGACATGctggagcagcagcaccaccAGGCCATGCAGTTCACCGCCAGCATGCTGCAGCAG AAGAAGCGTGAGGAGGATGGTGGAACGACTGACACAGCCACCCTGTTGTCCAACCACCACGAGAAAGACAGTGGGGTTGGCCGCACCGACGAGAGCACGCGCAACGACGAGAGCTCTGAGCAGGAGAACCTGGGGGACGACCAGACCGCGGCCTCCAACACGCTGGGCAGCTGCAGCCGCAGGAAGCTGGCCTACAGCCAGGACACCCTGGGAAGCGTTGACCTGCCCTTCAGCGGTGAGTCCTTCATCTCTGCAGACTACGACCACGCTGACTTCCTGGGTATCCCCGCCGACGAGTGTGAGCGCTTCCGAGAGCTCCTGGAGCTGAAGTGCCAAGTGAGGAGCGCGGGGGGCCCCCAGGAGCTGTACTGCCAGAGTGCAGGGGCTAGAGGGGCCGAGGAGGGGGTGGACAAGGAGCTGGAGCTGCTGAACGAGGAGCTACGCAGCATTGAGCTGGAGTGCCTCAACATCGTCCGGGCCCACAAGATGCAGCAGCTGAGGGAGCAGTACCGTGAGTCCTGGATGCTGCACAACAGCGGCTTCCACAACTACAACACCAGCATCGACGCGCGCCGCCATGAGCTCTCCGACATCACAGAGCTGCCCGAGAAGTCAGACAAGGACAGCTCCAGCGCCTACAACACCGGTGAGAGCTGTCGCAGCACCCCCCTCACCCTAGAGCTGTCCCCAGACAACTCCCTCCGCAGGGGGGCAGAGAACCAGGGCGAGTCTGGGGCCTCAAGCAgcacagggcccaacagcaggatCCTCAAGCCTCTGCTGTCCCCTGTCCAGGAGGCCGGTGACCCCAGCAGAATCAGGCCCTCCTCCTCTAAGGAGTCTGAGTGTGGCGTGCAGGTAGAGGGGAAGGAGCATAAGCTGGGAGAGTCTACTCACAAGCTGGCCCAGCCCCGCTCCCTGTACAAACACGCCCACATCCCGGCCCACGCCCAGCACTACCAGAGCTACATGCAGCTGATCCAGCAGAAGTCTGCCGTGGAGTACGCCCAGAGCCAGATGAGCCTGGTCAGTCTGGTCAGCCGCGGTGACCCCGTGAACCCCGGAGACATACTGGATCCCAAGATGGAGTGGAAGGTGAAGATCCGCAGCGACGGCACGCGCTACATCACCAAGAGGCCCGTCAGGGACAAGCTGCTGAAGGAGCGCGCCCTGCGTATCCACGAGGAGCGCAGCGGCATGACCACGGACGACGACGCCATCAGCGAGCTGAAGATGGGGCGGTACTGGAGCAAGGGGGAGAGGAAGCAGCACGCGGTGCGCGCCAAGGAGCAGAAGCAGCGCCGCGAGTTCATGAAGCAGAGCCGCGCTGACTGCCTGAAGGAACAGGCCAGCCTGGACGACGACAAGAAGGAGCCCAACATCATCGAACTGAGCCACAAAAAGATGATGAAAAAGAGGAACAAGAAAATCTTTGACAATTGGATGACTATCCAGGAACTTTTGACCCACGGTGCTAAGTCGCCTGACGGCACGCGAGTGTACAACTCCCTCCTGTCCGTCACCACTGTGTAG